A stretch of the Perca flavescens isolate YP-PL-M2 chromosome 3, PFLA_1.0, whole genome shotgun sequence genome encodes the following:
- the LOC114552970 gene encoding claudin-1, whose product MSPGLQVVGLILGVVSWCLQSSCTSSQVWKTRSQVESVSSSQWQFEGLWMSCAATSLGSVQCSKFKTVLGLPAHLQVCRALMILSLLLGLASIIVSVLGLRCTKIGRTSERAKDQIALTGGVLFILSGLSTLTAVSWYAGRVIHEFYDRLYGGVRFELGTGLYLGWAASCLAILGGSMLCCSCRKTAPPARQFSYKLSTTSQGQKICVQFSYKLSTTSQGQKIYRAAPASDSDIAKAYV is encoded by the exons ATGTCGCCGGGCCTGCAGGTCGTGGGTCTGATCCTGGGCGTGGTGTCCTGGTGTCTCCAGTCCAGCTGCACGTCGTCCCAGGTGTGGAAGACGCGGAGCCAGGTGGAGTCGGTGAGCAGCAGCCAGTGGCAGTTCGAGGGTCTGTGGATGAGCTGCGCCGCCACGTCGCTCGGCTCCGTGCAGTGCAGCAAGTTCAAGACGGTGCTGGGCCTGCCGG cccACCTGCAGGTGTGCCGGGCTCTGATGATCCTGTCTCTGCTGCTCGGCCTTGCCTCCATCATCGTCTCCGTTCTGGGACTCCGCTGCACCAAGATTGGCCGGACCTCTGAGCGTGCCAAGGACCAGATCGCCCTGACCGGAGGAgtcctcttcatcctctccG GTCTCTCCACTCTGACGGCCGTGTCCTGGTACGCCGGCAGAGTCATCCACGAATTCTACGACCGATTGTACGGCGGAGTCAG GTTTGAGCTGGGTACTGGTCTGTATCTGGGCTGGGCGGCCTCCTGTCTGGCCATCCTGGGAGGATCCATGCTCTGCTGCTCCTGCAGGAAGACTGCCCCCCCCGCACG CCAGTTCTCCTACAAACTCTCCACGACCAGCCAGGGTCagaagatctgtgt CCAGTTCTCCTACAAACTCTCCACGACCAGCCAGGGTCAGAAGATCTACCGAGCGGCGCCGGCCTCGGACAGCGACATCGCCAAAGCTTACGTCTAG